One genomic window of Candidatus Pseudobacter hemicellulosilyticus includes the following:
- a CDS encoding glycosyltransferase: MISIVICHRDKELLAQVKANIAATIGVEYEVIAVDNTSNQYNIFQAYNKGFEESKYPLVAFAHEDILFHTQQWGEVLIRHFQDPSIGALGTIGGTAFPNCPAPWWSNPVLNQPLVNLIQHCKDQQPDPSWIKEVIDREKNIIHEYMNPGEKLVADVVALDGLFICVRKSLYPACRFDTTVFNGFHCYDTDICLQVLQAGARVVVVFDLLIEHLSMGSINKVWAESVEKLADKWQDKLPVFIGAADPARIHQFNCKALLTYCYWIQQLKFSDSRIMGLISKYLRKPAGFRGSREYLLLRLWKMLGYRMAGIPYRFLKQFYK, translated from the coding sequence ATGATCTCAATTGTTATTTGTCATCGGGACAAGGAATTACTGGCACAGGTGAAAGCCAATATCGCCGCTACCATTGGCGTGGAATATGAAGTGATAGCAGTTGATAATACTTCCAACCAATACAATATTTTCCAGGCCTACAATAAAGGTTTTGAAGAAAGCAAATATCCTTTAGTGGCATTCGCCCATGAGGATATCCTGTTTCATACCCAGCAGTGGGGAGAAGTGCTGATCCGGCATTTCCAGGACCCTTCCATTGGCGCCCTGGGTACTATTGGCGGTACGGCGTTTCCCAACTGTCCTGCTCCCTGGTGGAGCAACCCGGTACTGAACCAGCCGCTGGTAAACCTTATCCAGCATTGTAAGGACCAGCAGCCTGATCCCTCCTGGATCAAAGAAGTGATAGACAGGGAGAAGAATATTATTCATGAATACATGAATCCCGGCGAAAAGCTGGTGGCCGATGTTGTTGCGCTGGACGGCCTCTTTATCTGCGTCCGTAAATCACTTTATCCTGCCTGCCGCTTCGATACCACCGTATTCAACGGATTTCATTGTTACGATACGGATATCTGCCTGCAGGTATTACAGGCTGGAGCCAGGGTAGTAGTGGTCTTTGATCTGCTGATAGAACATCTTTCCATGGGAAGTATCAACAAGGTCTGGGCTGAGTCCGTAGAGAAGCTGGCCGATAAATGGCAGGATAAGCTGCCGGTATTTATAGGAGCTGCTGACCCGGCCAGGATCCATCAATTCAATTGCAAAGCACTGTTGACCTATTGTTACTGGATACAACAGCTGAAGTTTTCCGACAGCAGGATCATGGGCCTGATCAGCAAATACCTGCGTAAGCCCGCTGGTTTCAGGGGCTCCAGGGAATACCTGCTGCTTCGCCTCTGGAAAATGCTGGGATACAGGATGGCTGGCATCCCTTATCGCTTTTTAAAACAGTTCTATAAATAA
- a CDS encoding beta-1,6-N-acetylglucosaminyltransferase, translated as MKHGIIITAYKNLQHLLLMADFFDDDFLLFIHLDKKMSYPENELQQLLNHPRIAFVSRQYEVNWGGFNHLKSLLLLAEEAVKDPEVGYVHSISGGDYPIQSADAFKKIMREAEGKEFLDHWPMPAPFWKGGGFDRICYYNFYDQYNARTHRGYQMIDRLIRLQKALGIKRKLPAVFPAMHGGSTWWSLSRACTEYLVSFTRNNKRVFNRFRYTFCSEEIYVHTVLLNSPFKDKVVKDNLRYIDWAKRDGNVPVVLDERDWEAIRGSEKLFARKFEYPISAKLIEKINQHLSIPGK; from the coding sequence ATGAAACATGGCATAATCATTACCGCCTACAAGAACCTGCAGCACCTGCTGCTGATGGCTGATTTCTTTGATGATGATTTCCTGCTGTTCATTCACCTGGATAAAAAGATGAGTTATCCGGAAAATGAATTACAGCAATTGCTCAACCATCCGCGGATTGCTTTTGTGAGCCGGCAATACGAGGTCAACTGGGGTGGCTTCAATCACCTGAAAAGCCTGCTGTTGCTGGCTGAAGAAGCTGTAAAGGACCCTGAGGTCGGTTATGTGCATTCCATCAGCGGGGGTGATTATCCCATCCAGTCCGCTGATGCATTCAAAAAGATCATGCGGGAAGCGGAGGGAAAAGAGTTTCTGGATCACTGGCCCATGCCGGCGCCCTTCTGGAAAGGCGGTGGCTTTGACCGGATCTGCTATTATAATTTCTACGATCAATATAATGCCAGGACGCACCGCGGCTACCAGATGATTGACCGGCTGATCAGGCTGCAGAAAGCCCTGGGTATAAAACGAAAGCTGCCCGCTGTTTTTCCGGCTATGCATGGCGGATCCACCTGGTGGAGCCTGAGCCGGGCATGTACAGAATACCTGGTCAGCTTTACCAGGAACAACAAGCGGGTGTTCAACCGGTTCAGATACACGTTCTGCTCAGAGGAAATATATGTCCATACCGTATTGCTGAATTCTCCTTTTAAGGATAAAGTGGTGAAGGATAACCTGCGGTATATTGACTGGGCAAAGCGGGATGGAAATGTTCCGGTAGTACTGGATGAAAGAGATTGGGAAGCGATCCGTGGATCTGAAAAGCTCTTCGCCAGGAAATTTGAGTACCCCATATCAGCAAAACTGATTGAAAAGATCAACCAGCATCTATCCATACCTGGCAAGTAA
- a CDS encoding glycosyltransferase family 4 protein, which produces MKSLLFFTPYAGRTGSEMFLWYMFSRFDRTLIKANLISECQGELLHQMPEDIGTFVTLKYPGRMARIAHSFSRAMGVNKYEDHLMKLHRSVKPDYWYLNTVQMTDKTALARKQGIPVIAHFHELTTDYSLVSYQQLKDTIDYATLCIADSKAVYERLQVLGAKNIALQYECIDCSKINPDPSRSAAIKKELGLGSFDFIWLMSGTSIHRKGVDMVPQLAGLLKEQNAAVVWLGNNTRSGMDLMIEKELAHKGLDNVRFLGKKVEDYYHYMNVMDGFVLTSREEPFGMVVVEALLLGKPVVSFNAGGVAEIVTPGTGSIVNSWNISDLAAAMKDIATGKTPFDAATATARAKDFDVSVQVNNWHKILTAL; this is translated from the coding sequence ATGAAGTCTCTGTTGTTTTTTACCCCTTATGCCGGCCGGACTGGTTCAGAAATGTTCCTCTGGTATATGTTCTCCCGGTTTGACCGGACATTGATCAAAGCCAATCTTATCAGTGAATGCCAGGGCGAGCTGTTACACCAGATGCCGGAGGATATCGGCACTTTTGTTACCCTGAAATATCCGGGAAGAATGGCAAGGATAGCCCATTCCTTCTCCCGGGCCATGGGCGTGAATAAATATGAGGACCACCTGATGAAACTGCACAGATCGGTGAAACCCGATTACTGGTACCTCAATACGGTGCAGATGACAGATAAAACAGCGCTGGCCCGTAAACAGGGCATTCCGGTCATTGCCCATTTTCATGAGCTGACAACGGACTACAGCCTGGTCAGCTACCAGCAGCTGAAAGATACTATTGACTACGCAACCCTTTGCATTGCAGACAGCAAAGCAGTATATGAACGCCTGCAGGTGCTGGGGGCTAAAAATATCGCCCTGCAATACGAGTGTATCGATTGCAGCAAAATAAACCCGGACCCATCCCGCTCCGCTGCCATAAAAAAAGAGCTTGGACTGGGATCCTTTGATTTTATCTGGCTGATGTCAGGCACTTCCATCCACCGGAAAGGCGTTGATATGGTCCCCCAGCTGGCAGGGCTGCTCAAAGAGCAGAACGCCGCGGTGGTATGGCTGGGCAATAATACACGTTCCGGGATGGACCTCATGATTGAGAAGGAGCTGGCGCACAAAGGCCTCGATAATGTCCGTTTCCTCGGCAAAAAAGTGGAGGACTACTACCACTATATGAATGTAATGGATGGCTTTGTGCTCACTTCCCGGGAAGAGCCTTTTGGCATGGTGGTAGTGGAAGCCCTGCTGCTTGGGAAACCGGTGGTCAGCTTCAATGCGGGCGGTGTTGCTGAAATTGTAACACCCGGTACCGGGAGCATTGTCAACTCCTGGAACATCAGTGATCTGGCGGCCGCCATGAAAGATATTGCTACTGGCAAAACGCCTTTTGATGCCGCAACGGCCACGGCAAGGGCCAAAGATTTTGATGTTTCTGTTCAGGTAAACAACTGGCATAAAATATTAACGGCGCTGTAG
- a CDS encoding glycosyltransferase family 2 protein has product MPKVSVGIAVYNGEQFIARAVSSVLRQTITDLELIIVNDGSTDGTLGVLEQFTDPRIILLKNDGNKGVTYTRNRYCAAAAGEYLAVLDADDEWPAEKLEKQLAYMDAHPEVGVSGTYGDRINPGKYTYTWKYPLTHEEIQVRLLWGSALIHSTTIFRMAVLKANNITYTDRPALNGVEDYKIFTDCIKHTRIANIPESLLNYFEHEGQITTRTKRQQVGRAVIVAKEYVEQVMKIPVDELRNELITKSFLFDFDLSATELEAFGKYLQELDDANRRIRFFNEGLLRKNLAEKWYQACYHSRLPFGRRMKRYYAAPAFLRKPAGVYQNLKLAAKAAATILHRNTEKA; this is encoded by the coding sequence ATGCCCAAAGTTTCCGTAGGAATAGCTGTATATAATGGAGAGCAGTTCATTGCCAGGGCTGTCAGCAGCGTACTCCGGCAGACCATCACTGATCTTGAGCTGATCATTGTCAATGATGGTTCTACCGATGGAACGCTTGGTGTGCTGGAACAATTCACTGACCCCCGGATCATCCTGTTAAAGAACGATGGCAACAAGGGGGTTACCTATACACGTAACAGGTATTGTGCTGCGGCTGCCGGGGAATACCTGGCAGTGCTGGATGCAGATGATGAGTGGCCTGCAGAAAAGCTGGAAAAGCAGCTGGCCTATATGGACGCACATCCTGAGGTGGGCGTTAGCGGCACCTATGGGGATCGGATCAACCCCGGAAAATATACATACACCTGGAAATATCCCCTGACGCATGAGGAAATACAGGTGCGGCTGCTATGGGGATCTGCACTGATCCATTCCACTACTATTTTCCGGATGGCCGTGCTGAAGGCAAACAATATTACCTATACGGACAGGCCAGCCCTCAATGGAGTGGAAGACTATAAGATCTTTACGGATTGTATTAAACATACCCGCATTGCCAATATTCCCGAGTCCCTGCTGAATTATTTTGAGCATGAAGGACAGATCACCACCCGTACCAAGCGGCAACAGGTGGGCAGGGCCGTAATAGTGGCCAAAGAATATGTGGAGCAGGTGATGAAAATTCCTGTTGATGAGTTGAGGAATGAGCTGATCACCAAATCCTTCCTGTTTGATTTTGACCTGAGCGCCACAGAGCTGGAGGCTTTTGGGAAATACCTGCAGGAGCTGGATGATGCCAACCGGCGCATCCGTTTCTTTAACGAAGGTTTGCTCAGGAAAAACCTGGCTGAAAAATGGTACCAGGCCTGTTACCATAGCAGGTTGCCCTTTGGCCGGCGGATGAAGCGCTACTATGCCGCCCCGGCTTTTCTGCGGAAGCCCGCAGGCGTTTACCAGAACCTGAAACTGGCTGCAAAAGCGGCCGCCACTATCCTGCACCGAAATACTGAAAAGGCCTAA